In Mytilus edulis chromosome 6, xbMytEdul2.2, whole genome shotgun sequence, the following proteins share a genomic window:
- the LOC139528702 gene encoding metalloproteinase inhibitor 3-like, with protein sequence MSSKVASVFLCLLWFTCIANGCRCFPKHPQRILCTQNVAFVGKVTNEVLPTSANDMYIKYHFTLLKSIKGIFNPVGSTIIVQVPFQGSLCGYKLTVGEHYVLTGARNNNEITSTTCGHFHYKVCDMTFQMVIYLFTIGQYSYKQNCICKDIINPSFEPGVFDENKGCKIPQGLNSDCYYKTGICKRQGAVCEWKNVAC encoded by the exons atgtcttcAAAAGTAGCAAGTGTATTTCTATGCCTGTTATGGTTTACATGTATAGCAAATGGATGTAGGTGTTTTCCTAAGCATCCTCAAAGaattttgtgtacacaaaatgTAG cGTTTGTTGGAAAAGTAACAAATGAAGTACTACCAACGTCAGCAAATGATATGTATATCAAATACCACTTTACGCTTCTAAAGTCAATAAAG ggCATTTTTAATCCAGTTGGGTCAACAATCATTGTACAAGTACCATTTCAGGGTTCGCTTTGTGGTTATAAATTAACCGTAGGGGAACACTACGTATTGACAG GTGCAAGGAATAACAACGAAATAACCAGTACAACATGTGGTCATTTCCATTATAAGGTGTGCGATATGACATTTCAAATGGTAATTTACCTGTTCACAATTGGTCAATATTCATACAAACAGAACTGCATTTGTAAA GACATAATAAATCCTAGTTTCGAGCCTGGAGTGTTTGACGAAAACAAAGGATGTAAGATTCCCCAGGGCTTAAACAGTGATTGTTATTACAAAACAGGCATATGTAAGAGACAAGGAGCGGTGTGTGAATGGAAAAATGTCGCCTGTTAA